From Phragmites australis chromosome 5, lpPhrAust1.1, whole genome shotgun sequence, a single genomic window includes:
- the LOC133917676 gene encoding probable WRKY transcription factor 35: MCDYFLQRMEGDHQAGDLTDIVRAGGAMQVGVAELPSTATGWQHQAEPELATLFPPPQPSSSDGAGPCGDGFGDAFVGLPDPYFTSDYRNSSGGAADFFDFEAPVGGIGGGGSAGVLVDSGGGGVVARGVQSLQMPALSPLSPRAIRPYPVMMGCETVNIDMPMAGLAVGPPCAFDAVAGLQMPSPRAGGIKRRKNQARKVVCIPAPAASAGGKATGEVVPSDLWAWRKYGQKPIKGSPFPRGYYRCSSSKGCPARKQVERSRTDPSMLVITYNSDHNHPWPTQRNALAGSTRSHQAKNNGNNPSASKKHSSHNLQKPVVKVEPDQTAAAATTTAATSTTTTATTSTSNSTPRTMAVKEEAMVGSEMEKGTDHGISVTLDHGDLMQQMFSQSYGPMIPEGGHHDDFFADLAELESDPMSLIFSKE, translated from the exons ATGTGTGACTACTTCTTGCAAAGGATGGAGGGCGACCACCAGGCCGGAGACCTCACCGACATCGTCCGAGCCGGCGGTGCTATGCAAGTTGGTGTCGCGGAACTCCCATCGACGGCCACTGGGTGGCAGCACCAGGCCGAGCCCGAGCTAGCAACCCTCTTCCCGCCACCCCAGCCGTCGTCATCAGATGGGGCGGGGCCGTGCGGCGACGGCTTCGGGGACGCGTTCGTCGGCCTCCCGGACCCCTACTTCACCAGCGACTACCGCAACTCCTCCGGCGGCGCTGCCGACTTCTTCGACTTCGAGGCGCCTGTCGGTGGCATAGGCGGTGGAGGAAGCGCAGGCGTACTGGTGGATAGTGGCGGTGGCGGAGTGGTGGCGAGGGGTGTGCAGTCTTTGCAGATGCCGGCACTATCGCCGTTGTCGCCGAGAGCGATACGGCCGTACCCGGTGATGATGGGCTGCGAAACCGTGAATATCGACATGCCCATGGCCGGGCTGGCGGTTGGGCCGCCGTGCGCATTCGACGCCGTCGCTGGGCTGCAGATGCCGTCACCGCGCGCCGGCGGGATCAAGCGCAG GAAAAACCAGGCAAGGAAGGTGGTATGCATCCCAGCACCTGCAGCATCGGCAGGAGGGAAGGCCACTGGTGAGGTTGTTCCTTCTGATCTCTGGGCTTGGAGGAAGTATGGCCAGAAGCCTATCAAAGGATCACCCTTCCCAAG AGGATACTACCGATGTAGCAGCTCCAAAGGATGCCCGGCGCGGAAGCAGGTCGAGCGCAGCCGGACAGACCCCAGCATGCTCGTCATCACCTACAACTCGGATCACAACCACCCGTGGCCGACGCAGCGCAACGCGCTCGCCGGATCAACACGGTCTCACCAAGCCAAGAACAACGGAAACAACCCATCAGCTTCCAAGAAGCACTCCTCGCACAACCTGCAGAAGCCAGTTGTTAAAGTGGAACCGGATcaaaccgccgccgccgccaccacaacCGCAGCCACaagcaccaccaccacagcaACCACAAGCACCAGTAACAGCACTCCTCGGACAATGGCTGTGAAAGAGGAGGCAATGGTCGGGTCAGAAATGGAGAAGGGCACAGATCATGGTATTTCTGTCACGCTAGATCACGGTGATCTCATGCAACAGATGTTCAGCCAGAGCTACGGGCCGATGATACCGGAGGGCGGCCACCACGACGACTTCTTCGCGGACCTCGCCGAGTTGGAGTCGGATCCCATGAGCCTGATCTTCTCCAAGGAGTAG